In a single window of the Synergistaceae bacterium genome:
- a CDS encoding tripartite tricarboxylate transporter permease: MTLELLLRVLAPSVILLAVLGTVIGIIFAAIPGLNAAIAITLFLPVTYGMTPELALAFLGGMYMGGMYGGSITAILINVPGCVEATCTAYDGYPLTLQGRSREALYYSIFSSTFGGIFGILALVLFTPPLASVALKFGPPEMMLLGLCGLTIIGCLSGDNVWKALFMASLGLFLATVGTDMSSGVRRFTFGNRALTAGLSPLVVALGIFCFAEMFRDIGMKKAATFEYRDTPIKMSSVIYDIIVKKTFLFLKSSLIGLFIGILPGIGGGTAVFTSYGEAKRSSKRPETFGTGNTEGIIAAESANNAVVGGALIPMLAIGIPGSPGVAIIGAALTTHGIICGPDLFTKRPDVAYIFMYAMFLTILGMALMGIFGIRWFSYILKVDMYYLIPIVIAFAIFGSYSINNRATDVLVAAISGTVAVILMKLEFPPSPLIIGFVLSNLIEQNLRRTIQLAGTRNTNFLFYIVQRPLSLFLIAVLVGLIVLFVFMNPNTKRKLQD, from the coding sequence ATGACTCTGGAACTGCTTCTCAGGGTACTCGCCCCTTCGGTCATTTTGCTGGCCGTCCTTGGAACCGTGATAGGGATAATTTTTGCGGCGATTCCCGGCCTTAACGCTGCCATTGCCATCACTCTTTTTCTGCCGGTCACCTACGGCATGACGCCGGAACTGGCTCTGGCCTTTCTGGGCGGTATGTACATGGGAGGAATGTATGGAGGATCCATCACCGCCATACTGATCAACGTGCCGGGCTGCGTGGAGGCCACCTGCACCGCTTATGACGGATATCCCCTGACTTTGCAGGGACGTTCCCGGGAGGCGCTGTACTATTCTATTTTCTCTTCCACTTTTGGGGGAATCTTCGGTATTCTTGCTCTCGTTCTGTTTACGCCTCCTCTCGCTTCCGTGGCGCTGAAGTTCGGCCCGCCAGAGATGATGCTGCTGGGGCTGTGCGGGCTCACCATCATCGGCTGTCTTTCGGGAGACAACGTCTGGAAGGCCCTCTTCATGGCGTCTCTGGGGTTGTTCCTGGCCACGGTGGGGACGGACATGAGCTCCGGCGTCAGACGGTTCACCTTCGGCAACAGAGCGCTTACGGCGGGGCTCAGCCCGCTGGTGGTGGCGCTGGGTATTTTTTGCTTCGCGGAAATGTTTCGGGACATTGGAATGAAGAAGGCGGCGACGTTTGAATACCGGGATACGCCCATCAAAATGTCGTCGGTTATTTATGACATTATCGTCAAAAAAACCTTCCTCTTCCTTAAATCCTCGCTGATCGGCCTGTTTATAGGGATTCTTCCCGGAATCGGCGGAGGGACGGCGGTGTTTACCTCCTACGGAGAGGCCAAGCGGAGCTCGAAGCGCCCGGAAACCTTCGGAACGGGCAACACGGAGGGCATCATCGCCGCGGAGTCGGCCAACAACGCCGTCGTCGGCGGGGCGCTCATTCCCATGCTGGCCATAGGTATTCCGGGCTCTCCCGGAGTGGCCATTATCGGTGCCGCGCTCACCACTCACGGCATCATCTGCGGTCCCGATCTGTTCACGAAACGACCGGACGTGGCTTATATTTTCATGTACGCCATGTTCCTGACCATCCTGGGCATGGCGCTGATGGGCATTTTCGGCATCCGGTGGTTTTCTTACATTCTGAAAGTCGATATGTACTACCTGATCCCCATCGTGATCGCGTTTGCGATTTTTGGTTCTTACAGCATCAACAACCGGGCGACCGACGTTCTGGTGGCCGCGATTTCAGGAACCGTCGCCGTTATTCTGATGAAGCTGGAGTTTCCGCCCTCACCCCTTATTATTGGATTCGTGCTCAGCAACCTGATTGAGCAAAATCTGCGGCGCACAATTCAGCTGGCGGGAACCCGAAACACAAATTTCCTGTTTTACATTGTTCAGCGCCCTCTGAGCCTGTTTCTTATCGCGGTACTGGTGGGGTTAATCGTGCTGTTCGTCTTTATGAATCCCAACACGAAAAGGAAACTGCAGGATTAA
- a CDS encoding dihydroxyacetone kinase subunit DhaK, with the protein MKKIMNVPDQFVDQSLAGILKAHPGLLKAAPEDGRAIVRADAPVRGKVAIVTGGGYGHLPLFLGYVGKGLCSGCAVGNVFTSPSCETVVNATKVVSGGKGVLYLIGNYMGDQMNFEMAADVVGMENIETVLIRAADDVASAPREKWEDRRGIAGILFAYKIAGAMAERGHSLQEVEKTTRKACERIATFGVAFTSCQLPEAAAPIFEISGDEMELGMGIHGEKGVKRCKMMNAHELADYMVGTVIQDLSLTKGNKVAVLVNGLGSTSQEEQYILYGEVADILKTKGIDVAKAFVGEYVTSMEMAGVSITLFHLDDELEDLLKDPMYTPFVKL; encoded by the coding sequence ATGAAGAAGATTATGAATGTTCCCGATCAATTTGTGGATCAGAGTCTTGCGGGTATTTTGAAGGCACATCCCGGCCTGCTGAAGGCCGCTCCTGAGGATGGCAGGGCCATTGTGCGGGCGGACGCGCCGGTCAGAGGAAAAGTGGCGATCGTGACGGGCGGGGGTTACGGGCACCTTCCGCTGTTTTTGGGATACGTGGGGAAGGGACTGTGCTCCGGGTGCGCCGTGGGGAACGTTTTTACCTCCCCAAGCTGCGAAACCGTCGTCAACGCGACGAAAGTCGTGTCCGGCGGGAAAGGGGTCCTCTATCTTATCGGCAACTACATGGGAGACCAGATGAACTTCGAAATGGCGGCGGACGTGGTGGGGATGGAAAACATCGAGACCGTCCTCATTCGCGCGGCAGACGACGTGGCCTCCGCTCCCAGGGAGAAATGGGAAGATCGCCGCGGCATAGCGGGGATTCTGTTCGCCTATAAAATCGCGGGAGCCATGGCGGAGCGGGGTCATTCCCTCCAGGAGGTGGAAAAGACCACGAGGAAGGCCTGCGAGAGAATCGCCACCTTTGGCGTCGCCTTCACGTCCTGCCAGCTTCCGGAGGCCGCCGCGCCGATTTTCGAGATCAGCGGCGACGAAATGGAGCTGGGCATGGGTATTCACGGCGAAAAGGGCGTTAAGCGCTGCAAAATGATGAACGCCCATGAACTCGCCGATTATATGGTGGGCACGGTGATTCAGGACCTCTCTCTGACGAAAGGGAACAAAGTGGCCGTACTGGTGAACGGTTTGGGCAGCACCTCTCAGGAAGAACAGTACATCCTTTACGGCGAGGTCGCCGATATCCTGAAGACCAAGGGAATTGACGTCGCTAAAGCCTTCGTCGGCGAATACGTCACTTCCATGGAAATGGCGGGCGTATCCATCACTCTGTTCCATCTGGACGACGAGCTGGAGGATCTTTTGAAGGATCCCATGTACACCCCCTTCGTCAAACTGTAA
- a CDS encoding 2-oxoacid:acceptor oxidoreductase family protein, whose translation MTDAGRKLKRDAQKAGPGRTEIRLTGVGGQGVVLAGTILGRAAAIYDELNAVLTKEYGSDMRGGDVSTDLVLSGEKIVYPTVLAPDVMVTLAPRAFENNKKWLRDGVRLVYDAGLVHFEKGDLPKGCKALGVPFTALADGTFHRTDVANMVFLGFFTGVVRLLTADAVRKALADLLPPRKEKGPDVNLQAFELGLKEGEAFSHE comes from the coding sequence ATGACGGACGCGGGCAGAAAGCTGAAGCGGGACGCGCAAAAGGCAGGGCCGGGCCGGACGGAAATTCGCCTCACCGGCGTCGGAGGGCAGGGCGTCGTTCTGGCTGGGACCATCCTGGGCCGGGCCGCGGCGATTTACGATGAGCTGAACGCCGTGCTGACCAAGGAATACGGCTCTGACATGCGGGGAGGCGACGTGAGCACGGACCTCGTCCTTTCCGGAGAAAAGATCGTCTACCCCACGGTTCTCGCCCCTGACGTGATGGTGACTCTGGCCCCCCGGGCCTTTGAAAACAACAAAAAATGGCTTCGGGACGGAGTTCGCCTGGTGTACGACGCGGGTCTGGTGCATTTTGAAAAGGGGGATCTGCCCAAAGGCTGCAAAGCGCTGGGAGTGCCCTTCACCGCGCTGGCGGACGGGACGTTTCACCGGACGGACGTGGCGAATATGGTTTTCCTGGGCTTTTTTACCGGCGTGGTCCGTCTTCTGACCGCCGACGCCGTTCGAAAGGCCCTTGCCGACCTGCTTCCGCCCAGAAAGGAAAAAGGGCCGGACGTCAACCTTCAGGCCTTCGAGCTGGGTTTGAAAGAGGGAGAGGCGTTTTCTCATGAGTGA
- a CDS encoding DUF362 domain-containing protein — MFPRIFPARQNFEAESVTDVEARVASQVDSVLAGSALKKGTRAALAVGSRGIAGLDRIVRALIESLRRHGIDPFIVPAMGSHGGATKEGQAALLKEFGITEESMGAKIHSSMEVVSLGDVLPGLPVWFDRVAYESADCVIPVNRVKNHTTFRGDIESGLHKMLCVGLGNHEGAQTMHSYGIERFSEVIPKAGQYVLGKVSVPFGLAVVENAKELPALIEAVPGSNFAAREPELLRLSREMMARLCFDDIDVLVVREMGKNISGVGMDPNITCRYQAAHMPDGPLKIQRIVVLELTKETHGNALGIGCADICTHRLVKSIDFDATCTNAMTATRLDRVKIPLIARTERDAVAVALQTCTGNKEAPPRLVYIKNTLEIEEIYVSEGLLPHVEKHPRLSVTGEGREMRFDEEGSLKL, encoded by the coding sequence GTGTTTCCTCGGATTTTTCCGGCGCGTCAGAACTTTGAAGCGGAAAGTGTGACGGACGTGGAGGCCCGGGTTGCGTCTCAGGTCGATTCCGTCCTGGCCGGGTCTGCCCTGAAAAAAGGGACCAGGGCGGCGTTGGCCGTGGGCAGCCGGGGCATCGCGGGGCTGGACCGGATCGTCCGGGCCCTGATCGAATCCCTGCGCCGGCACGGAATCGACCCCTTCATCGTCCCCGCCATGGGCAGCCACGGCGGCGCGACAAAAGAGGGACAGGCGGCGCTTCTGAAGGAGTTCGGGATCACGGAGGAGAGCATGGGGGCGAAAATCCACTCCTCCATGGAGGTCGTTTCTCTGGGGGATGTCCTGCCCGGTCTGCCGGTCTGGTTCGACCGCGTTGCTTACGAGAGCGCCGACTGCGTCATTCCGGTCAATCGAGTGAAAAATCACACCACGTTTCGCGGCGACATCGAAAGCGGTCTGCACAAAATGCTCTGCGTGGGGCTCGGCAACCACGAGGGCGCTCAGACCATGCACAGCTACGGCATCGAACGTTTCAGCGAAGTCATTCCGAAGGCGGGGCAGTACGTCCTCGGCAAAGTCTCGGTCCCCTTCGGCCTTGCCGTCGTGGAGAACGCCAAAGAGCTTCCCGCCCTGATCGAGGCCGTTCCGGGGTCCAACTTTGCCGCACGGGAGCCGGAACTGCTCCGGCTCTCCCGGGAGATGATGGCGCGCCTCTGCTTCGACGACATCGACGTTCTGGTGGTCCGCGAGATGGGGAAAAACATCAGCGGCGTGGGAATGGATCCCAACATCACCTGCCGCTACCAGGCCGCTCACATGCCGGACGGGCCTTTGAAAATTCAGAGAATTGTCGTGCTGGAGCTGACGAAGGAGACCCACGGCAATGCGCTGGGGATCGGATGCGCCGATATCTGCACGCATCGCCTGGTGAAAAGCATTGACTTTGACGCCACCTGCACCAACGCCATGACGGCGACGCGGCTGGATCGCGTGAAAATTCCGCTGATCGCCCGGACGGAGCGGGACGCCGTCGCCGTTGCCCTTCAGACCTGCACGGGCAACAAGGAGGCGCCTCCCAGGCTGGTGTACATCAAAAATACGCTGGAGATCGAGGAAATTTACGTTTCGGAGGGACTGCTGCCCCACGTGGAGAAGCATCCGCGGCTTTCCGTGACGGGAGAGGGCCGGGAGATGCGCTTTGACGAGGAAGGCAGCCTAAAATTGTAA
- a CDS encoding 4Fe-4S binding protein yields the protein MRLIRINAEGCKGCGICVAFCPVKVLEMSGELNARGVHFPVTVESRADRCTKCKTCMIHCPDFAIVVTQE from the coding sequence CAATGCGGAAGGGTGCAAGGGCTGCGGCATATGCGTGGCTTTTTGTCCCGTTAAGGTGCTGGAGATGTCCGGCGAGCTGAACGCCAGAGGCGTCCATTTTCCCGTGACGGTGGAAAGTCGGGCGGACAGGTGTACGAAATGCAAAACCTGCATGATCCACTGTCCCGATTTTGCCATCGTCGTGACTCAGGAATAA
- a CDS encoding tripartite tricarboxylate transporter TctB family protein yields the protein MIKDQDLWAGSAIILFALFLLNSMGSLSFMQSIYPRVLLVLMMVSGVGIIFRAFKTFRRTGKVYHRLPFVDFLLQAAIPGAFVIILSVLITTLGFYAGSFIAMAGICVLQDFVIQGKIDLALKTVTKILLFSAGCSAGLYLCFNVLLHLATPAGFLGF from the coding sequence ATGATAAAGGATCAGGATTTGTGGGCGGGAAGCGCGATTATCCTTTTTGCGCTGTTTCTTCTGAACAGCATGGGATCGCTGTCCTTCATGCAGTCGATCTACCCGAGAGTTTTGCTCGTCCTCATGATGGTATCGGGCGTCGGCATCATTTTTCGCGCCTTTAAAACCTTCAGGCGTACAGGAAAAGTCTATCACAGGCTTCCCTTTGTGGATTTTCTTTTGCAGGCGGCAATACCGGGGGCTTTTGTGATTATTTTGTCCGTACTTATAACCACACTGGGATTTTATGCGGGTTCTTTTATCGCAATGGCGGGAATTTGTGTATTACAGGATTTCGTCATTCAGGGCAAAATCGACCTGGCTCTGAAAACTGTCACGAAAATTCTGCTCTTTTCCGCCGGTTGTTCCGCGGGGCTGTATCTCTGTTTCAACGTGCTGCTCCATCTTGCCACACCGGCGGGTTTTTTGGGATTCTGA
- a CDS encoding LysR family transcriptional regulator — MLDPGIEAFLAIVRTGSFSKAADILALTQSSASQRLKKLEKELGYPLIDRQKGKKLIVLTPAGRSFLVVAERMFSALQDIKKTSLPDLQLRICGVDSANTFVLPELYKALLDNDPMVRLTIESSQTPVIYRLLEEQKIDAGFVHHEYRLPNVRVELFFREEMLIIRSFAPNLPKEVSVEELDPHNEIRFDWGPRFQFWHDMYWNPADSYNVGVDTVALIEHMLRFPEQWAFVPFSVLKRWTNARFSFQRLRETPPERVCYLITHRYPRHGIEDSLDILRKTARSMGFLP, encoded by the coding sequence GTGCTGGATCCGGGAATCGAAGCTTTTCTGGCCATTGTCAGAACGGGAAGTTTCAGCAAAGCCGCCGACATTTTGGCTCTGACTCAGTCCTCTGCCAGCCAGCGGCTGAAAAAACTGGAAAAAGAACTGGGATATCCGCTGATTGACCGCCAAAAAGGCAAAAAACTCATCGTCCTTACCCCGGCGGGCCGGTCGTTTCTCGTCGTGGCGGAAAGAATGTTTTCCGCCCTGCAGGACATCAAAAAAACGTCCCTGCCCGATCTGCAGCTCCGAATCTGCGGCGTCGACAGCGCCAATACCTTTGTTCTTCCCGAACTCTACAAGGCCCTGCTGGACAACGACCCCATGGTCCGGCTGACGATCGAGAGCAGTCAAACCCCCGTCATCTATCGGCTTCTTGAGGAGCAAAAAATAGACGCCGGCTTCGTTCATCACGAATACCGCCTGCCCAACGTCCGGGTCGAGCTTTTTTTTCGCGAAGAAATGCTGATCATCCGATCCTTCGCCCCCAATCTCCCCAAAGAGGTTTCCGTGGAAGAACTCGATCCCCACAACGAAATTCGCTTCGACTGGGGACCCCGGTTCCAGTTCTGGCACGATATGTACTGGAACCCAGCCGACTCCTACAACGTGGGCGTCGATACCGTCGCCCTCATCGAACACATGCTCCGCTTCCCGGAACAGTGGGCCTTTGTCCCTTTTTCCGTGCTGAAACGCTGGACCAACGCCCGATTTTCATTTCAGAGGCTGCGCGAAACACCTCCCGAACGCGTCTGTTACCTCATTACTCACCGTTATCCCCGGCACGGGATCGAGGATTCTCTGGACATCCTCAGAAAAACGGCCCGTTCCATGGGGTTTTTGCCTTGA
- a CDS encoding tripartite tricarboxylate transporter substrate binding protein — protein sequence MKCKAGMCVLFIAIVLALFSVLPTDAAEQPKWPTKTITWIVPFSAGGNSDNITRIIAPYFSKELGVPINIVNKPGSAGEIGTMEIAEAEPDGYTIGVINAPDIQISCILNKSYELDFFKDLNYLATFTATPISFYAPEKSEWNTLDKFVKYHKEHPGGLAFGEGGVGHRVLMAAVMDYFDIKISSVNFNSVADVVAAALGGHIDAAGAGNQVISQFTSGGWRPIAWGGLEKCKQFPDTPLFADMGLFTDFLNVMTVLLTPKNVPPYVNERLVEIANKISQIPEVRQQLEAINCVYFFTSGDDMDKKMKDYYAQTEAICNKYRNIIVLNN from the coding sequence ATGAAGTGTAAAGCAGGTATGTGTGTTCTGTTTATTGCAATAGTTCTGGCGTTGTTCTCCGTCCTGCCGACCGACGCGGCCGAGCAGCCGAAATGGCCGACCAAAACCATCACGTGGATCGTGCCTTTTTCCGCCGGCGGAAACTCGGACAACATCACGAGGATTATCGCGCCCTATTTCTCGAAGGAGCTGGGCGTTCCCATCAACATCGTCAATAAGCCGGGTTCCGCGGGAGAAATCGGAACCATGGAAATAGCGGAAGCCGAGCCGGACGGGTACACCATCGGCGTCATCAACGCTCCCGACATTCAGATTTCCTGCATTCTCAACAAAAGCTATGAACTGGATTTCTTCAAGGATCTCAACTATCTGGCCACCTTCACCGCCACGCCCATTTCCTTCTACGCGCCGGAGAAGAGCGAATGGAACACGCTGGACAAGTTCGTCAAATATCATAAGGAGCATCCCGGCGGGCTGGCCTTCGGCGAGGGCGGGGTCGGACACCGCGTCCTGATGGCCGCCGTTATGGATTATTTCGACATCAAAATTTCGTCCGTCAACTTCAACAGCGTCGCCGACGTAGTGGCGGCCGCTCTGGGCGGGCATATCGACGCCGCCGGCGCGGGAAATCAGGTTATTTCCCAGTTCACCTCCGGAGGCTGGAGACCCATCGCCTGGGGCGGCCTGGAAAAGTGCAAGCAGTTCCCCGATACGCCTCTTTTTGCTGATATGGGGCTGTTCACCGATTTCCTGAACGTCATGACCGTTCTGCTCACGCCCAAAAATGTTCCTCCCTACGTCAACGAGAGGCTGGTCGAAATTGCCAATAAAATCTCTCAGATTCCGGAAGTCCGTCAGCAGCTCGAGGCCATTAACTGCGTCTACTTCTTCACTTCGGGCGACGACATGGATAAGAAAATGAAGGACTACTACGCCCAAACCGAGGCCATCTGCAACAAATACAGGAATATTATCGTCCTCAATAATTAA
- a CDS encoding 2-oxoacid:ferredoxin oxidoreductase subunit beta produces MKKESKSNAFRHPLEKYFRDGIKYTTCPGCGNGIVAQSVLQGIEAMGGNIDEYAFVSGIGCSGWIPSPAFAGDLLHVTHGRSLPAATGLKIALPRQKVVVFQGDGDLGAIGGNHFIHACRRNIDLTVICVNNGIYGMTGGQAAPTTPGGLKTATTPLGNVERPFDVSALAITAGATFVARWTTWHAAQITASFRKAVSHPGFAFIEVISQCPVQYGKVVGMRNDPVAMLAGYRENSIPIAAAVKLPESEKAGKIVVGELLCRPEVPEFTRELARVKREARSGKEGARK; encoded by the coding sequence ATGAAGAAAGAGTCAAAATCCAACGCATTCAGGCATCCGCTGGAAAAATACTTCCGGGACGGCATCAAATACACCACCTGCCCCGGGTGCGGCAATGGCATCGTGGCCCAGAGCGTCCTTCAGGGAATCGAGGCCATGGGCGGCAACATCGACGAGTACGCCTTCGTCTCGGGAATCGGCTGTTCGGGATGGATCCCCAGTCCGGCTTTTGCGGGGGACCTGCTCCACGTCACCCACGGACGCTCGCTGCCTGCGGCGACGGGGCTGAAAATCGCGCTTCCCCGTCAGAAGGTGGTGGTGTTTCAGGGCGACGGCGACCTGGGCGCCATCGGAGGAAATCACTTCATCCACGCCTGCAGGCGCAATATCGATCTGACCGTAATCTGCGTCAACAACGGAATTTACGGCATGACAGGGGGACAGGCGGCCCCCACCACTCCCGGCGGGCTGAAAACCGCCACGACTCCGCTGGGCAACGTGGAACGTCCTTTTGACGTCAGCGCCCTGGCGATAACGGCAGGGGCCACTTTCGTGGCGCGATGGACCACATGGCACGCCGCGCAGATCACGGCGTCGTTCCGGAAAGCGGTCAGTCATCCGGGTTTTGCCTTCATCGAGGTGATCTCTCAGTGCCCCGTCCAGTACGGCAAGGTGGTGGGCATGAGAAACGACCCCGTGGCCATGCTCGCCGGCTACCGGGAAAATTCCATTCCCATCGCCGCCGCTGTGAAGCTGCCGGAGTCGGAAAAAGCGGGAAAAATTGTCGTCGGAGAGCTGCTTTGCAGACCCGAGGTTCCGGAGTTCACCCGGGAGCTGGCCCGTGTGAAGCGGGAAGCCCGTTCAGGGAAAGAGGGTGCGCGGAAATGA
- a CDS encoding 2-oxoacid:acceptor oxidoreductase subunit alpha yields the protein MNKKDVNDKKSKKSGKTDFLLGNVACAEGALYAGCGFFAAYPITPASDIGEHFVKRVMDREGFFIQTEDEIAAIGAVIGASWGGLKAMTATSGPGISLMLENIGLATATETPCVIVNVQRGGPSTGSPSLPLQADMLQARYGSQGDYELIACAPSSPQEMFDLTVWAFNAAEKYRTPVFVLSDALVGHMYEQVHFPEPGELPVINRKIPERYDKKVPMFLDEDVAPMSVFGRGLKSNVTGSTHFADGTRSVASIAAMDDEIRKLRGKLHRAIDEITLDETCRIEDADVVLYSYGSMFRAALAGMELARSEGLRVGCYRATTVWPFPEKRVRDLTAHCKAVIVCENNLGQMYYPVAAAVAENIRVLKGTPEILGGLPRPEDVVRWVKEALK from the coding sequence ATGAATAAAAAAGACGTGAACGATAAAAAAAGCAAAAAGAGCGGCAAAACGGACTTTCTCCTGGGGAACGTCGCCTGCGCCGAGGGGGCGCTTTACGCGGGGTGCGGCTTTTTCGCCGCCTATCCCATCACGCCGGCCTCCGACATCGGCGAGCATTTCGTGAAGCGCGTGATGGACCGGGAGGGATTTTTCATTCAAACGGAGGACGAAATCGCGGCCATCGGAGCCGTCATCGGCGCCTCCTGGGGGGGACTGAAGGCCATGACGGCCACATCGGGGCCCGGAATCAGCCTCATGTTGGAAAACATCGGCCTCGCGACGGCCACGGAGACCCCCTGCGTCATCGTCAACGTCCAGCGGGGCGGCCCCTCCACCGGCAGTCCCAGTCTGCCCCTTCAGGCGGACATGCTCCAGGCCCGGTACGGCTCTCAGGGCGACTACGAGCTCATCGCCTGCGCGCCTTCTTCTCCTCAGGAGATGTTCGACCTGACCGTTTGGGCCTTCAACGCCGCCGAAAAATACCGCACTCCCGTTTTTGTGCTGTCTGACGCGCTGGTGGGGCATATGTACGAGCAGGTCCATTTCCCGGAGCCCGGCGAGCTGCCCGTCATCAACAGAAAAATTCCTGAGCGTTACGATAAAAAGGTTCCCATGTTCCTGGATGAAGACGTGGCTCCCATGTCCGTGTTCGGACGGGGGCTCAAATCCAACGTGACGGGCTCCACGCACTTCGCGGACGGAACCCGCAGCGTGGCCAGCATCGCGGCCATGGACGACGAAATACGCAAACTGCGAGGCAAGCTCCACAGGGCCATCGACGAGATCACTCTGGACGAGACCTGCCGGATTGAGGACGCGGACGTGGTACTCTATTCTTACGGCTCCATGTTCCGGGCGGCCCTGGCGGGCATGGAACTCGCCCGTTCGGAGGGGCTCCGGGTGGGCTGTTACCGGGCGACGACGGTTTGGCCCTTCCCCGAAAAACGCGTTCGGGACCTGACGGCCCACTGCAAAGCCGTCATCGTCTGCGAAAACAACCTGGGACAGATGTATTACCCCGTGGCGGCCGCCGTGGCGGAGAACATCCGGGTTTTAAAGGGAACGCCCGAAATTCTGGGCGGCCTGCCCCGTCCCGAGGACGTGGTCCGGTGGGTAAAGGAGGCTCTGAAATGA